The following coding sequences are from one Bifidobacterium sp. window:
- a CDS encoding MFS transporter, translating to MDLLARDSVKTVIGASMVGTAIEFYDFYAYGTASANYFPKIFFPEANPTVGLLASLLTFAIAFIARPLGSLLFGHFGDRMGRKTTLVVSLLLMGCATVFIGLLPTYNSWGLLSVVLLCICRFVQGIGLGGEWSGAALVATENAPANRRALYGSFPELGAPIGFFLSNGTFFVLEMFCTPEQMLSWGWRVPFLLSAVLVVVGLTIRVHMEETPIFRMALEQQKVVKAPLAEVFRKSWKQVLQATFLVAVTYTLFYTLATWSLAFATKAKGQGGGGLGFTTQEYLLMLMASIVVFAVFIVLSCVYADRLGRRRVLIASSIALVVFSLLFPYLLMDHRNTVQVMVFLCVGFALMGIAFGPIGAMLPELFPTNVRYSGAGIGYNLAAIVGAAFVPTIATWLSSHWGVRSVGLYLAFMALCCLIAVLSCHETKDVDFSR from the coding sequence ATGGATCTGCTGGCGAGGGATTCAGTAAAAACTGTAATTGGTGCTTCGATGGTAGGTACAGCCATTGAATTCTATGATTTCTATGCCTATGGCACAGCTTCGGCGAATTACTTCCCCAAGATTTTCTTCCCTGAAGCCAACCCGACTGTGGGGCTGCTTGCATCGTTACTGACCTTCGCTATCGCTTTTATTGCGAGACCATTAGGTTCTTTGCTTTTTGGTCATTTCGGGGATCGCATGGGCCGCAAAACCACTCTTGTAGTTTCGCTGCTGCTGATGGGTTGCGCTACTGTGTTCATCGGTCTTCTACCCACATACAACAGTTGGGGATTGCTCTCGGTCGTATTACTGTGCATTTGTCGATTTGTACAAGGTATCGGATTGGGCGGCGAATGGTCTGGCGCTGCTTTGGTTGCCACAGAAAATGCTCCTGCGAATCGTAGAGCTCTGTATGGCTCTTTCCCTGAACTCGGAGCGCCCATTGGCTTCTTCCTATCGAATGGCACCTTCTTTGTACTTGAGATGTTTTGCACGCCTGAGCAGATGTTGAGCTGGGGTTGGCGCGTGCCATTCTTACTGTCAGCGGTTCTTGTTGTCGTCGGTTTGACAATTCGTGTGCACATGGAAGAAACACCGATATTTCGTATGGCACTTGAGCAACAGAAAGTAGTCAAAGCTCCACTGGCTGAAGTATTCCGCAAAAGTTGGAAGCAAGTGTTGCAAGCGACATTCCTCGTAGCGGTTACCTACACATTGTTCTATACCTTGGCAACATGGTCACTGGCTTTTGCCACCAAAGCCAAAGGTCAGGGTGGCGGTGGTCTGGGGTTCACTACCCAGGAATATTTGCTGATGTTAATGGCATCCATCGTGGTATTCGCAGTATTTATCGTGCTTTCGTGCGTATATGCGGACCGCTTGGGTCGACGTAGAGTACTGATAGCTAGTTCGATTGCGTTGGTGGTGTTTAGTCTGTTGTTCCCATATTTATTGATGGATCACCGCAACACTGTGCAAGTCATGGTATTTCTCTGTGTCGGTTTTGCTCTGATGGGCATAGCCTTCGGGCCAATTGGCGCAATGCTTCCCGAACTTTTCCCAACCAACGTTCGGTACTCAGGAGCCGGAATAGGTTATAACCTTGCAGCAATTGTGGGTGCAGCATTCGTACCGACAATCGCCACATGGCTCTCATCGCATTGGGGTGTGCGCTCAGTAGGCCTATACCTAGCTTTCATGGCATTGTGCTGCTTGATAGCAGTATTAAGTTGCCATGAAACTAAAGATGTTGATTTTAGTAGGTAG
- the gtfA gene encoding sucrose phosphorylase translates to MLNKVQLITYANRLGEGTIESMTEQLRSKFAGAYEGVHILPFFTPFDGADAGFDPMDHTAVDPRLGSWNDVAELSKTHSIMVDAIVNHVSWKSAQFQDVLAKGEDSPYYPMFLTMSSIFPEGATEDELTDIYRPRPGLPFTHYNFNGKTRLVWTTFTPQQVDVDTDSAEGWAYLMSILDKMGQSHVSSLRLDAVGYGAKESGTSCFMTPKTFQLIGRLREEAAKRGLEILIEVHSYYKKQVEIASKVDWVYDFALPPLLLHSLFTGTVGPLAKWVSIRPTNAVTVLDTHDGIGVIDIGPDQMDRSKQGLISDEAVDQLVETIHERTHGQSAEATGAAASNLDLYQVNSTFYSALGADDREYLAARAVQFFLPGVPQVYYVGALAGENDMDLLKKTNNGRDINRHYYTSEEIDENLKRPVVQSLNALCHLRNTLDAFDGEFSFGVQGETIELAWSGEHSSAQLTFAPGNHEAITKLAWTDNSGAHSSDDLLSNPPQID, encoded by the coding sequence ATGCTGAACAAAGTACAGCTCATCACCTACGCCAATCGACTTGGCGAAGGAACGATTGAGTCAATGACAGAGCAGTTGCGAAGCAAATTCGCAGGTGCATATGAAGGTGTGCACATCCTTCCATTTTTTACTCCCTTCGACGGGGCTGACGCTGGCTTCGACCCTATGGATCACACGGCAGTAGATCCGAGATTGGGCTCATGGAATGATGTTGCTGAGCTTTCGAAGACGCACAGCATCATGGTTGATGCCATTGTTAATCATGTGAGTTGGAAGTCGGCGCAATTCCAGGATGTGCTTGCCAAGGGAGAGGATTCTCCCTACTATCCTATGTTCCTTACGATGAGTTCAATATTCCCAGAGGGCGCCACTGAGGATGAGTTGACAGATATTTACCGTCCTCGCCCTGGTCTGCCATTCACTCATTACAATTTCAATGGCAAAACTCGGTTGGTCTGGACCACTTTCACACCACAGCAAGTTGATGTTGATACCGATTCGGCTGAGGGTTGGGCATATTTGATGTCAATTCTCGACAAAATGGGGCAATCTCACGTTTCGTCTCTCAGACTCGATGCTGTTGGCTATGGAGCCAAGGAATCCGGCACTAGTTGTTTTATGACTCCGAAGACTTTCCAGCTCATTGGTCGTTTGCGCGAAGAGGCTGCGAAGCGTGGGCTGGAAATACTCATTGAGGTGCATTCTTATTACAAGAAACAAGTAGAGATTGCGAGCAAGGTCGATTGGGTTTATGACTTCGCATTGCCACCACTGCTCTTGCACTCTCTCTTCACTGGGACTGTGGGACCGCTGGCAAAATGGGTATCCATACGTCCAACAAATGCGGTAACCGTGTTAGATACTCACGATGGCATCGGCGTGATCGATATTGGTCCTGACCAGATGGATCGTAGCAAGCAAGGATTAATCAGCGATGAGGCCGTGGATCAGCTGGTAGAAACGATCCACGAACGTACTCATGGACAAAGTGCTGAAGCTACCGGTGCAGCTGCATCAAATTTGGACTTGTACCAAGTTAATTCCACCTTCTACTCCGCACTTGGAGCTGACGATCGAGAATACTTAGCGGCGCGAGCGGTGCAATTCTTCCTCCCAGGTGTTCCACAGGTGTATTACGTGGGCGCACTCGCCGGTGAGAACGACATGGATCTGTTGAAAAAGACAAATAACGGTCGTGATATCAACCGTCATTACTACACGTCTGAAGAGATTGACGAAAACCTGAAACGTCCAGTTGTTCAGTCGCTGAACGCTCTCTGCCATCTGAGAAATACTCTCGATGCGTTCGACGGAGAATTCTCCTTCGGCGTTCAAGGAGAAACCATCGAACTTGCTTGGTCTGGTGAGCACAGTTCAGCTCAGCTCACTTTTGCGCCAGGCAATCATGAGGCCATAACGAAGTTGGCGTGGACTGATAATTCCGGAGCGCACAGCAGTGACGATTTGCTGTCGAACCCACCACAAATAGATTAA
- a CDS encoding ABC transporter ATP-binding protein, whose translation MAAVVEEQIDRATVHVGEPEGEPLLDAVDLVAGYLPGVNILNGASLSLHQGEIVGIIGPNGAGKSTLLKALFGLVHVKSGSLLLHGEAITNLRADKLVSMGVGFVPQTENVFPSLTVRENLQMGAYQSPQLFVERFDYVTSIFPRLGERKDQTAGSLSGGERQMVAMGRALMMKPSVLLLDEPSAGLSPMLQDETFIRVRQVNKAGVSVIIVEQNARRCLQICDRGYVLDQGRNAYSGRGRELLNDPKVISLYLGNLEETVEEEGR comes from the coding sequence GTTGAGGAACAAATAGATAGAGCAACTGTCCATGTCGGTGAGCCAGAGGGTGAACCCTTGTTGGATGCCGTGGATTTGGTCGCGGGCTATTTACCCGGAGTCAATATTCTTAATGGAGCTTCACTCTCGCTACATCAAGGTGAGATTGTTGGGATTATCGGGCCTAATGGAGCAGGGAAATCTACCTTATTGAAAGCGTTATTCGGCTTGGTTCATGTCAAGTCAGGTTCGCTATTGCTTCACGGCGAAGCCATCACTAATTTGCGAGCAGACAAATTAGTGTCAATGGGTGTTGGCTTTGTGCCGCAAACTGAGAATGTCTTCCCAAGCCTGACAGTCAGAGAGAATTTGCAGATGGGAGCATATCAAAGTCCGCAGCTGTTTGTGGAACGTTTTGATTATGTCACGTCAATTTTCCCTCGATTAGGTGAGCGAAAAGATCAGACTGCAGGATCACTTTCTGGTGGTGAACGTCAGATGGTGGCCATGGGGCGGGCATTGATGATGAAGCCTTCAGTGCTATTACTCGATGAGCCGTCGGCTGGATTGAGCCCAATGCTACAAGACGAAACTTTTATTCGTGTTCGTCAGGTCAACAAGGCCGGAGTCAGTGTCATCATCGTGGAACAGAATGCAAGGCGATGCCTACAAATATGTGACCGTGGATACGTTCTCGATCAGGGCCGCAACGCTTATTCCGGACGTGGTCGTGAGCTGCTGAATGACCCGAAAGTTATTTCTCTCTACTTGGGGAATTTGGAGGAAACAGTCGAAGAGGAAGGTCGCTGA
- a CDS encoding glycoside hydrolase family 32 protein, protein MNILFSSTDNQQHISIDQQHSAHKASHARWLRLATVIMCSLTALSTTIATQPQAHATENTTGTTSTMTSTTTDSLTSSQFDQFYHYNTPQGFLNDIQSIWKGSDGYYHFMYIQNPLYKHDGDGTVWYHVKTQDFVHYENVGVSIPKFNGVWFSMATGAIINNDQGFFKDLPKTALVAYFTSYIEGVQKQFVAYSTDEGQSFTPYRDSAIMSAPDDHTDFRDPYMFYDSSSKHMMMYLAEGDKIGTYASEDGISFDYVGATILNAGALNGKDLGTVECPNIKTLRDPESGEEKTILFFGANGYQYGTTTGTYYMVGHLDDNNIFIPEQQPQRVDDGSDYYGANFMQSSNTQITSLAWIGNWGYSAKDISDDNGITYKLGSISLARQLTLTGKAGDYSLSSSFVEPTALFEQALTGSATSITGNKNLLNITRPSAQNAELTFTNVDNAKAVDGHITVKLEQPDSTVTIIYDADSGSYTATRSTSRLTDADAIYEYTKVIAAKGGESSPHSVTLHIVQDQSSVEFTIEGSGKTYTMLRLSTDKQSTINVNTDGQNALSYTLNTVSTPDAQNSSTTEPTSNPSSTASTSNTAAKTTNLKGSPTQAEQEATVHVAKQSLKQHTHAAGNMAKKLGNTGSSIAWPLGMSGMLAAVGITILLKVRKASRHGTSRDLLALHSAS, encoded by the coding sequence ATGAACATACTTTTCTCATCCACAGATAATCAACAACACATCAGCATTGACCAGCAACATAGTGCACACAAAGCATCACACGCACGATGGTTACGGCTCGCAACAGTCATCATGTGCTCACTTACCGCGTTGAGCACCACTATCGCAACGCAACCACAGGCGCACGCAACAGAAAATACCACAGGAACAACCTCAACCATGACAAGCACCACAACAGACAGCCTAACGAGCAGCCAATTCGATCAGTTTTACCATTACAACACTCCACAAGGCTTTTTGAACGATATCCAGAGCATTTGGAAAGGCAGCGACGGATACTACCATTTCATGTATATCCAAAACCCTCTGTATAAACACGACGGGGACGGAACAGTTTGGTATCACGTCAAAACTCAAGACTTCGTGCACTACGAGAACGTTGGAGTTTCTATACCAAAATTCAACGGCGTATGGTTCTCAATGGCTACCGGAGCAATCATTAACAATGATCAAGGATTCTTCAAGGATCTACCTAAAACTGCACTGGTCGCCTATTTCACCAGTTATATAGAGGGTGTGCAAAAACAGTTTGTTGCATACTCAACTGATGAGGGGCAAAGCTTCACACCATATCGAGATTCTGCAATCATGAGTGCTCCCGATGATCATACTGACTTCAGAGATCCATATATGTTCTATGATTCCAGTTCAAAACATATGATGATGTATCTCGCCGAAGGGGATAAAATCGGCACTTATGCCAGTGAAGATGGCATCTCCTTTGACTATGTTGGCGCCACGATTTTGAACGCCGGCGCACTCAATGGCAAAGATTTAGGCACAGTCGAATGCCCAAACATCAAAACACTGCGAGACCCTGAAAGCGGAGAAGAAAAAACCATACTCTTCTTTGGCGCAAATGGGTATCAATATGGCACCACTACTGGCACGTATTACATGGTCGGCCATCTGGATGACAACAATATATTTATTCCCGAGCAACAACCCCAACGAGTCGACGACGGTTCAGACTATTACGGTGCCAATTTTATGCAAAGCAGTAACACACAAATCACTTCATTAGCCTGGATAGGAAATTGGGGTTATTCAGCCAAAGACATTAGCGACGATAATGGCATCACGTATAAACTGGGTTCGATAAGTTTGGCACGCCAACTAACCCTGACTGGCAAAGCTGGAGACTACTCACTAAGTAGCAGTTTCGTAGAACCTACTGCGCTATTTGAACAGGCTCTCACAGGCTCGGCAACCAGCATTACAGGCAACAAGAACCTGCTCAACATCACACGTCCGTCAGCGCAGAATGCTGAGTTGACCTTCACCAACGTTGACAACGCCAAAGCAGTCGACGGGCATATCACTGTGAAACTTGAACAACCAGACTCAACGGTAACTATCATTTACGACGCCGACAGCGGTTCATACACCGCTACCCGTTCAACAAGCCGGTTGACGGATGCGGATGCCATATACGAATACACCAAAGTAATCGCGGCGAAGGGCGGCGAAAGTTCACCGCACTCAGTTACCTTGCACATTGTGCAGGATCAAAGCAGCGTCGAATTCACCATAGAAGGAAGCGGTAAAACCTACACCATGCTCCGTTTGTCTACGGATAAACAGTCAACAATCAACGTGAATACCGACGGACAGAATGCACTGTCGTATACGCTAAACACCGTCAGCACTCCTGATGCGCAAAACTCATCCACAACCGAACCCACTTCAAACCCCAGCTCGACAGCTTCAACGAGCAATACTGCTGCGAAGACTACCAATTTGAAGGGTTCTCCTACACAAGCCGAACAAGAAGCAACCGTGCATGTCGCCAAGCAAAGTCTAAAACAACATACTCATGCAGCAGGAAATATGGCGAAGAAACTGGGCAACACCGGTAGCAGCATCGCTTGGCCACTAGGAATGAGTGGCATGCTTGCAGCAGTAGGTATCACCATTCTTCTCAAGGTACGCAAGGCATCACGACATGGCACATCACGGGACTTGCTGGCATTACATTCAGCCAGTTAG
- a CDS encoding MFS transporter, with protein sequence MRVSTPSAAQPETQGIRMVAETAPAVAAAGAVSPSHSIDAAVPDKESAFMDMRDPMVSADGHRPNRKEIIRLTVGFTLSAVACAIPWVALSSLILPQLLDQIDSSTREAMIGTINAVGSVVALLSNVVFGTLSDLTRSRFGKRSPWIIGGGLLTGLCIFGIAFTNSQTMILVLWCTAQIGYNMMLAPFVATMSDRVPDKVRGTVSGFYGAGIAVGQTLGSLIGSQLIGHIQGGFFMGAAVFAIIGIVTVMVWPKERSSVTTVRKPFSMKMLLLSFQPPKNAPDFYYALFGRTLMMAGYNMVTMYQLYIVKYYVLKDSGLDEAHLATNAATIIATMSIITLVVSLVAALVAGPISDKLGMRKIPISLSSCLFAVGVAMPWIFPNALGMYLFAGIAGFGYGVYNAIDQALNVAVLPNPEEAGKDLGILNLANTLCTVLGSMLASGVVLMSGRNYMWIFPTAIVVVLMAAVLIMRIRNVK encoded by the coding sequence ATGAGAGTATCCACTCCCTCAGCTGCACAACCTGAAACTCAGGGGATACGGATGGTTGCGGAAACTGCTCCGGCTGTTGCGGCTGCAGGGGCTGTGTCGCCTTCGCATTCGATAGACGCGGCTGTTCCTGATAAAGAATCAGCCTTTATGGATATGCGTGACCCCATGGTAAGCGCTGACGGTCATCGACCTAACCGCAAAGAGATCATCAGATTAACCGTTGGCTTCACTCTTAGTGCCGTTGCTTGTGCGATTCCATGGGTGGCTCTGAGCTCATTAATTCTTCCTCAGTTGCTTGACCAAATTGATTCAAGTACGCGCGAAGCCATGATTGGCACTATCAACGCTGTTGGTTCTGTGGTTGCACTGCTGTCGAATGTGGTGTTTGGTACTCTGTCAGATTTGACTCGTTCGCGTTTTGGTAAACGCTCACCATGGATTATTGGTGGTGGCTTGCTCACGGGTCTATGCATCTTCGGCATTGCTTTTACAAACTCACAAACCATGATTCTGGTCTTATGGTGCACGGCTCAAATCGGCTACAACATGATGCTGGCACCTTTTGTGGCCACGATGTCCGACCGCGTACCTGATAAAGTTCGTGGCACAGTTTCTGGATTTTATGGTGCGGGTATAGCAGTCGGGCAGACATTGGGTTCCTTGATTGGTTCCCAGCTCATCGGTCATATTCAGGGTGGTTTCTTCATGGGGGCTGCTGTGTTTGCCATAATCGGTATTGTCACCGTTATGGTGTGGCCCAAAGAGCGCTCGAGTGTCACCACGGTGCGAAAGCCTTTCAGCATGAAGATGTTGTTGCTGAGTTTCCAGCCCCCGAAGAACGCGCCTGATTTCTATTACGCGTTGTTCGGACGTACTTTGATGATGGCCGGTTACAACATGGTTACGATGTATCAGCTGTACATCGTGAAGTATTACGTGCTGAAAGATTCCGGTCTTGATGAAGCACATTTGGCCACCAACGCAGCGACAATCATCGCCACAATGTCGATTATCACCTTAGTGGTGTCCTTGGTAGCAGCATTAGTTGCGGGTCCCATTTCTGATAAATTAGGTATGCGAAAAATACCAATATCTCTCTCGAGCTGTTTATTTGCAGTAGGTGTGGCAATGCCTTGGATCTTCCCGAACGCTCTCGGCATGTACCTCTTCGCAGGCATAGCCGGATTTGGCTATGGTGTTTATAACGCTATCGATCAGGCGCTGAATGTTGCCGTATTACCGAATCCAGAAGAAGCTGGTAAAGACTTAGGCATTTTGAATTTAGCAAATACCTTGTGCACAGTGTTGGGATCAATGTTGGCTTCCGGTGTGGTGCTGATGTCAGGTCGCAACTACATGTGGATATTCCCAACGGCAATAGTTGTGGTGCTCATGGCTGCAGTGCTCATTATGCGTATTAGGAATGTGAAATAG
- the ilvC gene encoding ketol-acid reductoisomerase, protein MAAQIWYEQDGDLSVLQGKKVAIIGYGSQGHAHALNLRDSGVDVVVGLRPNSKSVEFAKEQGLEVKSVPEASAEADVIMILAPDQYQRTIWTNDIEPNIKEGAAVAFAHGFNIHYGYIKPSADHPVFMVAPKGPGHIVRREYAAGRGVPVVVAVEQDPRGDGWEITLAYAKALGALRAGAIKTTFKEETETDLFGEQDVLMGGINHLVECGFEVLTEAGYQPEIAYFEVCHELKMLVDLMNEGGLNKARWSCSDTAQYGDYISKVVDDSTKDRMRYQLGRIQDGSFAKEFIDDQNAGAPKFKELQEKYSHEKIEEVGPKLRAMFSWNKGEAADADESQSFTGKIARAQVQ, encoded by the coding sequence ATGGCAGCACAAATCTGGTATGAACAGGATGGCGATCTTTCAGTTCTTCAAGGAAAGAAAGTGGCTATCATCGGTTACGGCTCACAGGGGCACGCACATGCGCTGAACCTGCGCGATTCCGGTGTTGACGTAGTCGTAGGGCTGCGTCCGAACTCGAAGTCCGTTGAGTTTGCCAAGGAGCAGGGACTTGAGGTCAAGTCCGTTCCTGAGGCAAGCGCCGAGGCTGATGTAATCATGATCCTGGCACCTGATCAGTACCAGCGCACCATCTGGACGAACGACATCGAGCCCAATATCAAGGAGGGCGCAGCAGTCGCCTTCGCTCATGGATTCAACATCCACTACGGCTACATCAAGCCTTCTGCAGATCACCCTGTATTCATGGTTGCCCCTAAGGGACCAGGACATATCGTCCGCCGTGAGTATGCGGCAGGCCGTGGCGTCCCTGTGGTTGTTGCTGTGGAGCAAGACCCACGCGGTGATGGTTGGGAAATTACTCTTGCGTATGCCAAGGCTCTGGGAGCTCTGCGCGCAGGTGCTATCAAGACGACCTTCAAGGAAGAGACCGAAACCGATCTCTTTGGCGAGCAGGACGTACTCATGGGTGGTATCAACCACCTAGTCGAGTGCGGCTTCGAGGTGCTGACCGAAGCTGGATACCAGCCTGAGATTGCTTACTTCGAGGTCTGCCATGAGCTGAAGATGCTCGTCGATCTGATGAACGAAGGCGGCCTGAACAAGGCTCGTTGGAGCTGCTCCGATACCGCCCAGTACGGTGATTACATCTCCAAGGTTGTCGACGACTCCACCAAGGATCGTATGCGTTACCAGCTGGGACGTATTCAGGATGGTTCCTTCGCCAAGGAGTTCATTGACGATCAGAACGCCGGAGCTCCTAAGTTCAAGGAACTGCAGGAGAAGTACTCCCACGAGAAGATCGAGGAAGTTGGCCCGAAGCTGCGTGCCATGTTCTCTTGGAACAAGGGCGAAGCTGCTGACGCCGACGAATCGCAGTCCTTCACCGGAAAGATTGCTCGCGCACAGGTGCAGTAA
- a CDS encoding ABC transporter substrate-binding protein — MRKNRSLVVTATASMAALVMGLSACGGSGSASSSSSSSDGQFVVGGLFPLTGSLAYLGPAETSAADLAIKDINAAGGVLGKDVKEVSADVSDADHADQNTTAAQSVLSKNPSVVMGPASSSVVKNTYKAVTEAKVPMISMGATSPSLSGISPYFFRTVPPDSVQGAVLSSLIAQDGVQKLAIAVFNEEYGTGLRKVIVNSLKDAGVDVVYGESDTFDPTETNFSSLVTSIKATNPDAVLVIAFDQTKQLLKEMSSQGLDTKTKLYMTDGNTADYSADFDAGFLEGAQGTIPGAHPSDDFQKRLQGIEPKLSDFTYSAETYDGIVLAALAAEKGGAVDGETVQKNLAAVSGADGGEKCTTFKACSALIKDKKDIQYVGLAGIGPFNSNNDPGSASIGIYKFDSANKPVYSRSQEGEVPKS; from the coding sequence ATGCGAAAGAATAGATCGTTAGTAGTGACTGCCACTGCATCAATGGCTGCATTGGTGATGGGGCTTTCAGCATGCGGAGGATCTGGTAGCGCATCTAGCTCAAGTTCATCCTCGGATGGGCAGTTCGTTGTCGGCGGGCTGTTCCCGCTCACCGGATCATTGGCATACTTAGGGCCGGCAGAGACCTCTGCGGCAGACTTGGCCATTAAAGACATTAATGCAGCTGGCGGTGTGCTTGGCAAGGATGTTAAAGAGGTTAGCGCTGATGTCTCCGATGCTGACCACGCTGATCAAAACACCACTGCAGCGCAGTCCGTGTTGTCCAAGAACCCCTCAGTGGTGATGGGTCCAGCATCTAGCTCGGTGGTCAAGAACACGTATAAAGCAGTGACCGAGGCGAAGGTCCCGATGATTTCTATGGGTGCAACCTCGCCGTCACTTTCTGGTATCAGCCCGTATTTCTTCCGTACTGTTCCGCCAGATTCAGTACAGGGCGCTGTACTGAGTAGTTTGATTGCTCAGGATGGTGTACAAAAGCTCGCTATTGCAGTCTTTAACGAAGAATACGGTACGGGTCTGCGCAAAGTGATTGTCAACAGTCTTAAGGACGCTGGCGTGGATGTGGTGTATGGCGAGAGCGATACATTCGACCCAACAGAAACGAACTTCTCATCGTTGGTTACTTCAATTAAAGCCACCAATCCTGACGCAGTATTGGTTATCGCATTTGACCAGACCAAGCAGTTGCTGAAGGAAATGAGCAGCCAAGGACTTGATACCAAAACGAAACTGTATATGACTGACGGTAATACTGCAGATTACTCAGCTGACTTCGATGCAGGATTCCTTGAAGGGGCTCAGGGAACCATTCCTGGCGCACATCCCAGCGATGATTTCCAAAAGCGTTTGCAGGGAATCGAACCTAAACTGTCAGATTTCACATATTCAGCAGAAACCTATGACGGCATTGTGCTTGCTGCTCTTGCAGCAGAAAAGGGTGGCGCTGTAGATGGAGAGACCGTTCAGAAGAATTTGGCCGCTGTCTCGGGTGCCGACGGTGGGGAGAAGTGCACCACATTCAAGGCATGCTCCGCTTTGATTAAAGACAAGAAGGACATTCAATATGTCGGCTTGGCAGGTATCGGACCGTTCAATAGTAATAATGATCCAGGCTCTGCTTCCATCGGTATCTATAAGTTCGATTCAGCTAACAAGCCGGTGTACAGCCGCTCGCAGGAAGGTGAAGTGCCGAAGAGCTGA